The Pirellulales bacterium DNA window CTGTCTGCGGATTATCGATCTCCCACATTTTGACCCGCTCCTCGGCCGTGGGGGGCGCGACGGGACGAATAATCCGCATGCCCACGCCCCGCGCGGGATCATCCGTCAGCCACCAGGGGCTTTTGGGCCGGTTGGGGTCGGTATCGTACCAGGTTTTATCGTCGGAAGGAGTTCGGGCGGCGCTGCGCGCTCGGTCGGCGGAAAATTCAAATGAGCCCCCGCGCAGCACGCGGGGAAAAAGTTGCTTGGGCCAGTTGGTCGCGGCCAGCCCCGCCGGGGCCTGTACCGCCGCGTCGTAACCCGCCGGGGTGTAGGCATCTAGCGTCCATTCCAGCACGTTGCCATGCATATCGTACAATCCCCAGGCGTTGGGCTTTTTGGTCATGACCAGATGCGGCACTTCATCTGAATTTTCGGCGGTCCAGGCATATTCCCCTAGTTGCTCCGGATCATTACCGTGGCTGTAGGGGGTGTCGCTTCCCGCCCGGCAGGCGTATTCCCATTCGATTTCATTCGGCAGGCGAAAGATTTGGCCGGTTCGGCGGCTCAGCCATTTGGTGTACTGCCGCGCGCCAAATTGGCTCATGGTTACGGCGGGTAAGCGCGGGTTGTCCCCATGCTCAAACGTGTAGGTCGGCTCGTATAGCTTGGAAGGGATGGTCACCGCGTCGGCGGCGTTCTCGGCTGTGAGGGGAGCCGCCGTAACGCCATCGGGATTTTTCACCTGGTCGAGCGACGCCATGTACAGTTTGTATTCTCCCCAGGTGACTTCCGCCTGGCCAATCCAAAACGGGGGGACCTCGACCTCCAGCGGGGGGCCTTCGTTCACTTCTCGGGCGGGCTCGTTGGCGGGAGAGCCTAAACGGAATTTTCCGCCCGGGACAGGGATCATGGTAAAGCTGACATCATCCGCCAGCGTAACAGTATAAGGGACCAGGTAGCGCTCGCCCACCTTGATCACCGGTCCGGTCGCCGGCGGCGCGTCCGCAAAACCCGGTTCGGCGGCGGGAGCGGGAAGAAGGTAAAAATAGCACAAAAAAAACAATATCCCGCTTAACCGGCAACGCAGCATAAATTTCTCCCGGACTGCTAACAACTGGAAGTCTTGTCGCATTAAAATTATCCCATGAATAACCACGGAAACCAAGCCCGTGCTTTTTTTGGTTCTTAATGTCAGAAATAACGTGCACTATTTCTGACAAAAATCCAGCGCAAACCGATATTATTATTGGATTTAAAGATGTTCAATCAACAAAATATGTGGTCAATATTTTAAATTGTATAAAATTTACAGCCCCAAGGGAAAATCACTGAGCAGTTCCACTCCCTGCTCCGTCACCAAGTAGTTGTTTTCCAGCCGAATTCCCTGCCGCAACTCCTCGTCGGCGTAAACAGCCGGCTCTACGGCAATAACCTCTCCCGCCTGGAAGGTATCGTCCCAGTTGGGATTCAGGTGCGGAGCTTCATGCGGAAATAGACCAATTCCGTGCCCCAGGTGCGAGCGCCATACGCCTCCGGGAAATTGAGCAATGTGATGCTGCGCCCGGCGATAAATCTCACGGGCTCGTACCCCCGGTTTAACTGCGCTTTCGATCAAGGGAAAGACGTCCGCGACGGTCTGCCAAGCCGCGGTTTGCCGCGTTGTGGGCGATCCACCGACCGCGATGACGCGGGCGTTATCGGCAAAATACCCTCGGTAAGCGGGGCCCAGGTCTAATATGTAAAGTTCACCGGCCTGAATCGCTCGGTCCCGCGGCGGGCCGCCATGCTGGCCGCTGGCGTAGTCGTTCCCGGTCCCGGTCAGCATTTCACCACAAGCGCGAACAGCCGCGGCCTGCAGTTCATTAAAGACCTCCAATTCGTTGACGCCGGGATGGACAATTTCCCGCGCGCGGAGGTACATGGCCCCCGTGGCGGCGATGGCGTGTTTCAGCCGGGCCAGTTCATCGGCGTGTTTGATCCGCCGCAGATGGTACAAAGTCGGCTCCACATCGACATAGATGGCCTGCAAATGACCCATCATGTGCCGCGAACAGCAGGAATACTCAATGCCTACGCGTTGCGCGGCGGGCCTGGAACGGATGGCCTGCACGAGCACGGTCGAAGATTTTTCCCGCTGGTCATTGCGGAGGGTGGAGGTGGAATTGGCCTCGTACACCAGAATTTCATCGGCGGCGGCGACGGGGGGAGGTTTATTGGGCGCGACCAGCAGCGTGTGGCCGTCGGCAAAGATCGCGGCGGCTGGTTCGTGATGCCAGTTAAAGCGCGGGCCGCACAGCCATTGCACATGCTCGATCCGGGTGAGAATGACCAAATCGAGTCTTTTTTCTTGCATCGCCTGGAGCAGGCGCGCCTGGCGTTCGCGGCAGTGCGGGGGGGAAATGTCAAGTAAGGGGTTTTGTGGCATAAAGTGTTGTGTTGTAGCGGAACTTGCCAATGTTCCGGATTTGTAGCGGAAGTTGCCAATGTTCCGACACCTAGTAGCGGAACTTACCAAAGTTCCGGACTTATGGTGGATTAAGTGAATTCCGGTGCAGAAAACATAAACACAGATTTTACAGATTCAACAGATTGGCACTGATAAGTGTTGGTTGAGATTCACTTAAAAAAGTGTCTTAAATCTGTGAAAGTCAGTCAAATCCGCGTCATCTGCGTTCTATCGCATTACTCCCTGGCTGACGCTGCGGGCTGAAATGCTTTCCCTTGCTGACGCGACGGGCTGAAATGCATTACTTTGCTAACGCGGCGGGCTGAGTGTGGTCCCTGGCTGACGCGGCGGGCTCAAATGAATACGGAATTCTGGCGAATTCCGCTACCAAATTAGCGAATTACGCTACAACTTACCGCTTGGTGGACATTGCCCGCTTTACCGCGGCGCCGAGATCGGCGGGACCATTGGCAATCTCAAATCCCGCTGCCCGGAGCGCTTTGATTTTCTCGGCGGCGGTTCCTTGGCCGCCGCTGATGATCGCTCCCGCGTGCCCCATCCGTTTGCCCGGCGGCGCGGTTTGCCCGGCAATGAACGCCGCCAAGGGCTTGGTCACATGTTCTTTGGCGTAGGCGGCGGCTTCTTCCTCGGCGGTCCCTCCGATTTCGCCAATCATCAGGATCGCTTCGGTGCCCGGATCCCGCTCGAACATTTCCAGCAGTTCAATCTGTGAAGTCCCCACAATGGGATCGCCGCCAATTCCCACGCAGGTCGATTGACCCAGGCCCAGGCTGGTGAGCTGCCAGACGGCCTCATACGTGAGTGTGCCGCTGCGGCTGATAACGCCGACGCCACCGGGTTTATGGATGTAGCCCGGCATGATGCCAATTTTACACTGGTCGGGCGTGATGACGCCGGGGCAGTTTGGCCCGATGAGCACGCTTTTACTTCGTTTGACGATCGGGTACACGCGGGCCATATCCAGGACGGGGACCCCTTCGGTAATAGCGCAGATCACACCGATGCCGGCATCGACCGCCTCCAGGATGGCATCCGCGGAGAACGCCGGCGGGACAAAGATCATCGTGGCGTTCGCGCCGGTCTGGCGAACCGCCTCGGCCACGGTGTCAAAGACCGGCAGTCCCTCGACGGTTTCGCCGCGTTTGCCGGGGGTGACGCCGCCGACCATTTGCGTGCCGTATTCCAGGCAACCCTTGGTGTGAAAGGCGCCGACTTTGCCGGTGATTCCCTGGCAAATCACGCGGGTTTGTTTGTTAATGAGGATGGACATACGGGCTTATCACTAAAAGTAAAGGTAATGATTAAAATGCCAAAGAGGGAATCCGCGCTTGCAAGCTTACTTTGCTTGCTTGACCGCCGCCACGATCTTTTGCGCCGCGTCGGTCAGCCCCACCGCCGAAATAATTGGAAAGCCGCTGTCGGCGAGAATTTTGCGCCCTTGCTCCACTTCGGTTCCCTCCAGCCGGACTACCAATGGCACGTTAAATCCCACGGTCTGGTACGCCGCCACAATCGCCGTGGCGATCGTCGTGCAGCGCATGATCCCGCCAAAAATATTCACCAACACCCCACGCACATCCTGATCAGATAATAAAATCTCAAACGCCTTGGTGACTTGCTCGACATTGGCTCCCCCCCCCACGTCCAAAAAGTTCGCCGGTTCTCCTCCATGCAGCTTAATCAGATCCATCGTGCTCATCGCCAGCCCGGCCCCATTGACTAAACAGCCAATATTGCCGTTCAGCTTGACATAACTCAGACCCGCCTCGCCCGCGCGAATCTCGAAGGGGTCTTCTTCCGCCAGGTCCCGCAGTTCCGCATGCCCCGGCTGGCGAAAGTCGGCATTTTCGTCAAATGTCATCTTGCCATCCAACGCCAAGAGTTCGCCGCTTTTAGTGATGACCAGCGGATTGATTTCCACCAGAGACGCATCCTGAGCCACAAACAACCGGCAAATATCCTTAAAAAATTTGTCCGCCTGCCGCGCTGTTGGACCGGTAATTTCCAACGCCTGGCACATTTTACGCACCTGAAAACTTTGCAAACCGCGATCGGGATCAAAGGCCTCGGTAAAGATCGCCTCGGGCGTCTTTTCCGCCACCTCCTCAATATTTACCCCCCCCTGGGCGGAGCAAATCAGCACCGGCGACTTGGCCGCGCGGTCCACCACAATGCCCAGGTACAGTTCGCGCCCGATGTCGCACCCTTCCTCCACCAACACCTGCCGCACGGTCGTCCCCGCGGGACCGGTTTGGATGGTGACCAGCTCCTTCCCCAATAGATTTTCGGCCACGGCCGCGCTTTCCTCCGCACTTTTGACCAGTTGCACCCCGCGCTGCTGGGCGTTGGTCTTGACGGTCCCTTTGCCGCGGCCCCCCGCGTGAATTTGGGCCTTGACCACGCTGATAGGCTTGCCCAGGTCGCGGAACGCCTGCGCGGCCTCTGCCGGGGTTTTGGCGACGATCGAACGGGGCACTGGAACACCCGCCGCGCGAAAGATTTGCTTGGCTTGAAACTCGT harbors:
- a CDS encoding SUMF1/EgtB/PvdO family nonheme iron enzyme, whose translation is MRQDFQLLAVREKFMLRCRLSGILFFLCYFYLLPAPAAEPGFADAPPATGPVIKVGERYLVPYTVTLADDVSFTMIPVPGGKFRLGSPANEPAREVNEGPPLEVEVPPFWIGQAEVTWGEYKLYMASLDQVKNPDGVTAAPLTAENAADAVTIPSKLYEPTYTFEHGDNPRLPAVTMSQFGARQYTKWLSRRTGQIFRLPNEIEWEYACRAGSDTPYSHGNDPEQLGEYAWTAENSDEVPHLVMTKKPNAWGLYDMHGNVLEWTLDAYTPAGYDAAVQAPAGLAATNWPKQLFPRVLRGGSFEFSADRARSAARTPSDDKTWYDTDPNRPKSPWWLTDDPARGVGMRIIRPVAPPTAEERVKMWEIDNPQTERGVTERLKQGRGTKGVVLPQAVK
- a CDS encoding Xaa-Pro peptidase family protein, whose translation is MPQNPLLDISPPHCRERQARLLQAMQEKRLDLVILTRIEHVQWLCGPRFNWHHEPAAAIFADGHTLLVAPNKPPPVAAADEILVYEANSTSTLRNDQREKSSTVLVQAIRSRPAAQRVGIEYSCCSRHMMGHLQAIYVDVEPTLYHLRRIKHADELARLKHAIAATGAMYLRAREIVHPGVNELEVFNELQAAAVRACGEMLTGTGNDYASGQHGGPPRDRAIQAGELYILDLGPAYRGYFADNARVIAVGGSPTTRQTAAWQTVADVFPLIESAVKPGVRAREIYRRAQHHIAQFPGGVWRSHLGHGIGLFPHEAPHLNPNWDDTFQAGEVIAVEPAVYADEELRQGIRLENNYLVTEQGVELLSDFPLGL
- the sucD gene encoding succinate--CoA ligase subunit alpha, which translates into the protein MSILINKQTRVICQGITGKVGAFHTKGCLEYGTQMVGGVTPGKRGETVEGLPVFDTVAEAVRQTGANATMIFVPPAFSADAILEAVDAGIGVICAITEGVPVLDMARVYPIVKRSKSVLIGPNCPGVITPDQCKIGIMPGYIHKPGGVGVISRSGTLTYEAVWQLTSLGLGQSTCVGIGGDPIVGTSQIELLEMFERDPGTEAILMIGEIGGTAEEEAAAYAKEHVTKPLAAFIAGQTAPPGKRMGHAGAIISGGQGTAAEKIKALRAAGFEIANGPADLGAAVKRAMSTKR
- the sucC gene encoding ADP-forming succinate--CoA ligase subunit beta, producing MKIHEFQAKQIFRAAGVPVPRSIVAKTPAEAAQAFRDLGKPISVVKAQIHAGGRGKGTVKTNAQQRGVQLVKSAEESAAVAENLLGKELVTIQTGPAGTTVRQVLVEEGCDIGRELYLGIVVDRAAKSPVLICSAQGGVNIEEVAEKTPEAIFTEAFDPDRGLQSFQVRKMCQALEITGPTARQADKFFKDICRLFVAQDASLVEINPLVITKSGELLALDGKMTFDENADFRQPGHAELRDLAEEDPFEIRAGEAGLSYVKLNGNIGCLVNGAGLAMSTMDLIKLHGGEPANFLDVGGGANVEQVTKAFEILLSDQDVRGVLVNIFGGIMRCTTIATAIVAAYQTVGFNVPLVVRLEGTEVEQGRKILADSGFPIISAVGLTDAAQKIVAAVKQAK